A genome region from Solanum pennellii chromosome 12, SPENNV200 includes the following:
- the LOC107006034 gene encoding hypha-specific G1 cyclin-related protein 1-like: MDSCNSGSVQSSSGDDQEYDSHHGTSPISTFLNSSNHFGSISSSDHPLLPQFHSQQPSLFNPHHDTQNFNSNFHDSTNVPYNNDLIWPKDITRPNHHPNINNFNNFANLTSTISPNLAPPPPPPPHHHHHHQAPYYDSTTIPINPSIVQPNMGKNPRKRSRASRRAPTTVLTTDTTNFRQMVQEFTGIPTTPFTGSAYTRRFDLFSTASSAMKRSTHMDNMGPLNYTLRPSTQKVQNSQFMPQSLSSSINHDTLVMPTSNSIVGTTNASTFDQINKSFTSTIPSHLVEMGMNHHEQISANLGVFDQCGTFGGDQEQSRKDRNISRLLFDGNI, encoded by the coding sequence ATGGATTCTTGTAATAGTGGTAGTGTACAATCTTCAAGTGGTGATGATCAAGAATATGATTCACATCATGGTACATCACCAATCTCAACTTTCTTGAATTCTTCAAACCATTTTGGTTCAATCTCATCAAGTGATCATCCATTATTACCACAATTTCATTCTCAACAACCCTCTCTCTTTAATCCTCATCATGACACACAAAATTTCAACTCCAATTTCCATGATTCAACAAATGTTCCATACAACAATGATCTTATTTGGCCTAAGGACATTACAAGACCTAATCATCACCCTAACATTAATAATTTCAACAACTTTGCAAACCTAACATCCACAATATCACCAAATCTtgctcctcctcctcctcctcctcctcatcatcatcatcatcaccaagCTCCATACTATGATTCTACTACAATACCAATAAACCCTTCCATTGTTCAACCTAATATGGGAAAAAATCCAAGAAAAAGAAGTAGGGCATCGAGGCGTGCCCCAACAACTGTCCTCACCACAGACACTACAAATTTTAGACAAATGGTTCAAGAATTTACTGGGATCCCAACAACTCCATTTACAGGTTCAGCCTACACTCGACGCTTTGATCTTTTCTCAACTGCTAGCTCAGCCATGAAAAGATCAACTCATATGGATAATATGGGACCTCTTAATTATACTCTTAGGCCATCAACACAAAAGGTTCAAAATTCTCAATTTATGCCACAATCTTTGAGTTCTAGTATTAATCATGATACATTAGTAATGCCAACAAGTAATAGCATAGTTGGTACTACAAATGCTTCCACATTTGatcaaattaataagtcattTACTAGTACAATTCCATCTCATTTGGTTGAAATGGGGATGAACCATCATGAGCAAATTAGTGCAAATCTTGGTGTATTTGATCAATGTGGGACATTTGGTGGAGATCAAGAACAATCAAGAAAAGATAGGAATATTTCAAGATTATTGTTTGATGGGAATATATAG